The DNA sequence GTGTAAAGAAAAACTCTTTACCGGTAAACTCATCAATACGAATATCTTCACAATCAAGACCTTTATCAATAAGTTCCTGACGTTTTTCACCAACATTCTCCACAGAAAATGCCAGGTGTCGTAATCCACATGATTCAGGACGGGAGGGTCTTTGAGGAGGATCAGGAAATGAAAAAAGTTCAATAACATAATGATCCCCAATCGCAAGATCTAATTTATAAGACTGTCTTTCTTCACGATATACTTCGCGGATTATATGTAATCCTAAAACCTCTGTATAAAACCTTTTGGATACCTCGTAGTTAGAGCCAATAATGGCTATATGATGAATTTTCATTTTAATTTATTTGATATTTTCGCAATTATCCTTTCTCCTGGTATCTATGATGTACTGAATTTTCCAGTTATTATTTTGTTTCACCAATTGAAAACTATTAGCTCCACAATGGGAAAAGTTACCTTTATAATAAAATTGATAAGGGGTAAAGACACTTGCCAGATCTCCATCAATGTTAATAGATCCTATTGTGATTCTCTCATCTAGATCACCTTTTGAAGCCTTTGCAATGGAAGATGCAAAATCAGGTATACTTTCTGTTTTTACAACTCCTTCTTTCTTAATAGTCTGAAGAATAGCATTCTCAGCAAAAGAAGCGCGTAATAATTCAGGATCAGCATTTTTCATGGCTAAAAACAAATCGCGAATCGGTTTTTCAATGTCCTTATTTTCAGACTCTTGTCCAAAACAAAAAGAACTAAAAAATAGAGCAATAACAAGTATTTTATTCATAATAATGTATCCTTC is a window from the Chryseobacterium sp. T16E-39 genome containing:
- a CDS encoding nuclear transport factor 2 family protein, producing the protein MNKILVIALFFSSFCFGQESENKDIEKPIRDLFLAMKNADPELLRASFAENAILQTIKKEGVVKTESIPDFASSIAKASKGDLDERITIGSINIDGDLASVFTPYQFYYKGNFSHCGANSFQLVKQNNNWKIQYIIDTRRKDNCENIK
- a CDS encoding VOC family protein, whose product is MKIHHIAIIGSNYEVSKRFYTEVLGLHIIREVYREERQSYKLDLAIGDHYVIELFSFPDPPQRPSRPESCGLRHLAFSVENVGEKRQELIDKGLDCEDIRIDEFTGKEFFFTQDPDHLPLEFYEM